Proteins found in one Sardina pilchardus chromosome 11, fSarPil1.1, whole genome shotgun sequence genomic segment:
- the pygo1 gene encoding pygopus homolog 1: MSTEQDKDTFSLKRNRGGDGGLDGLGGPGLLLGSPDKKKRKSSTQALQFAPLSEYAPPPNPSADHLVASNPFDDGFCVPSYKPLSATNPYFGPSNYPGFCGYSPHRMVPHIQNRMPAPYGGAYPLRNQLHPFAQNQMGMTLNRPPGFNYGHPENPNYGNQSMFSNNSNMQLPLGQLFRPGPGENFNQMPIHNVNQSAPPDTGTSFVSEANNSGNPTGKACADINPSFTPQQHQQQQQQQQQQQQQQQQHSNFLQSTPPMPRQDASDSSGKSMSQTTSPHKPGQNTEENVCMDKSSDLKSKTRGAPINQDGVHPNSTEKINGIIHPTNDTLRKSPPSCIPMDTSSLEERRKRSSAGVGMTGANKLGAHPSRQSLSSVEPVYPCGICLNEVNDDQDAILCDASCQKWFHRICTGMTETAYNLLAAEAAAVWGCDTCMEEKGAQLVRSKETTGPPTVSSEG, encoded by the exons ATGTCCACAGAACAGGATAAAGATACCTTCTCTCTAAAAAGAAACAGAG gtggtgatggtgggctTGATGGTTTAGGAGGGCCAGGCTTACTTCTTGGGAGTCCCGATAAGAAAAAACGCAAGTCAAGCACACAG GCACTCCAATTTGCCCCTCTCTCGGAGTATGCACCACCACCAAACCCAAGTGCTGATCACTTAGTTGCCTCCAACCCTTTTGATGATGGCTTTTGTGTGCCATCATATAAGCCACTGTCGGCTACAAACCCATATTTTGGCCCATCAAATTACCCAGGATTCTGCGGCTATAGCCCACACCGAATGGTCCCACATATCCAGAACAGAATGCCTGCACCCTATGGGGGAGCATATCCTTTGCGAAACCAGCTACATCCATTTGCCCAGAATCAGATGGGCATGACTCTCAATAGACCTCCAGGGTTTAATTATGGGCACCCAGAGAATCCTAACTATGGAAACCAGTCCATGTTTAGTAACAACAGCAACATGCAACTTCCTTTGGGTCAGCTGTTCAGACCAGGCCCAGGAGAGAACTTTAATCAGATGCCGATTCATAATGTCAACCAAAGTGCACCTCCAGACACAGGCACGAGTTTTGTTTCCGAGGCTAATAACAGTGGAAATCCAACAGGGAAGGCCTGCGCAGATATTAACCCCAGTTTTACACCacaacagcatcagcagcaacaacaacagcaacaacaacaacaacaacaacaacaacaacatagcaATTTTTTACAGTCCACCCCACCAATGCCCAGACAAGATGCAAGTGATTCCTCAGGCAAAAGCATGTCCCAGACAACTTCACCACACAAGCCAGGCCAAAACACtgaggagaatgtgtgtatggacaAGTCCTCTGACCTGAAGTCCAAAACCAGGGGTGCACCCATCAATCAAGATGGGGTGCACCCTAACTCTACAGAAAAGATCAACGGTATCATCCACCCTACTAATGATACCCTGAGAAAGTCTCCACCTTCTTGTATTCCCATGGACACAAGCTCTTTGGAGGAGAGGCGTAAAAGGAGCAGTGCTGGTGTTGGCATGACTGGTGCAAACAAACTTGGAGCGCACCCTAGTCGACAGAGCCTTTCATCTGTTGAGCCCGTGTACCCATGTGGCATCTGCTTAAATGAAGTGAACGATGACCAGGACGCCATCCTGTGTGACGCCTCGTGTCAGAAATGGTTCCATAGGATTTGCACAGGCATGACTGAGACCGCCTACAACCTGCTGGCGGCTGAGGCGGCAGCCGTCTGGGGCTGTGACACCTGTATGGAGGAGAAGGGAGCGCAGCTGGTCAGATCGAAGGAGACCACTGGACCACCCACAGTCAGCAGTGAGGGTTAG